The following are from one region of the Dreissena polymorpha isolate Duluth1 chromosome 2, UMN_Dpol_1.0, whole genome shotgun sequence genome:
- the LOC127866180 gene encoding QRFP-like peptide receptor: protein MTDECQAFIACPFRMLSLWITNCKNSLEKYGPIGKQTAVVRIQIIINSYLHTLVRQWIAVYIGLVQKDISAAYGAIIGGLLSQTTPIKFSLPKQYIESVRRLQLKHCIRSESMETYAYYENDRIFDLYENESRDKYDIGQDLYALLDQSDDHFIPEDFSHGLKVVLAVLYSFLSAGALVGNACVLVVILTHPAIRTVTNTFIVSLAASDALIAAWNMPLQLVFYVRNEWGLGEGMCKVTSFVQGVSILASILTLTGISIERYYVICNPIKARHIRSTRTALVTVLLLWLVAMVIMIPNLWIQRLETRLAWQHGEDPPIKIVHICVEQFPKFVYNVAYTYGHFSVLFLVPVCVMIYAYIRMGRILWYRKYIGEPIFATQMKDKREEQKRNIVRMLLVIVLCFVICWFPFFAIHLVLVHCKLNKTFRVLVSFAKAFGYSNSFINPIIYFFLNAKFNRVLRNILPCKNFCNLRTRTARYSRKPNTQVSTA, encoded by the exons ATGACGGACGAGTGTCAGGCCTTTATTGCATGCCCGTTTAGAATGCTTAGCCTGTGGATTACCAATTGCAAAAATAGCTTGGAGAAATATGGACCGATAGGAAAACAAACGGCTGTCGTTCGAATACagattattattaatagttatttGCATACACTTGTGAGACAGTGGATAGCAGTTTACATAGGTCTTGTGCAGAAAGACATATCAGCAGCATATGGCGCGATAATAGGTGGTCTTTTAAGTCAAACAACGCCGATTAAGTTTTCATTACCTAAGCAGTACATCGAAAGTGTCAGGCGACTTCAGCTTAAACACTGTATTCGAAGCGAAAGCATGGAAACTTACGCTTATTACGAGAATGACCGAATATTTGACTTATACGAGAATGAGTCGAGGGACAAGTACGATATAGGACAGGACTTGTATGCTCTATTGGACCAAAGTGATGACCACTTCATTCCCGAGGACTTCAGTCACGGTCTCAAGGTTGTGTTGGCGGTGCTGTACAGCTTCCTGTCCGCAGGCGCGCTTGTAGGGAACGCCTGCGTCCTGGTGGTGATACTGACACATCCAGCCATCCGAACCGTCACCAACACGTTCATAGTGTCCCTGGCGGCGAGCGACGCTCTAATTGCCGCCTGGAACATGCCGCTCCAGCTCGTGTTCTACGTGCGTAACGAGTGGGGCCTCGGGGAGGGCATGTGCAAGGTGACCAGCTTCGTACAGGGAGTCAGCATACTGGCCAGCATCCTCACGCTGACCGGAATCTCCATAGAGCG GTATTACGTCATATGCAACCCCATCAAGGCCCGTCACATCAGGAGCACGCGTACAGCTTTGGTCACCGTGCTGTTGCTATGGCTGGTCGCCATGGTTATCATGATCCCGAATTTGTGGATCCAAAGACTTGAAACTCGGTTGGCATGGCAGCACGGCGAGGATCCTCCGATAAAAATCGTGCACATCTGTGTGGAACAGTTCCCCAAGTTTGTCTACAATGTCGCGTACACATACGGACACTTCAGCGTTCTTTTTCTCGTGCCAGTATGCGTCATGATCTACGCGTACATCCGGATGGGACGGATACTTTGGTACCGGAAGTACATAGGCGAACCAATTTTCGCCACGCAGATGAAGGATAAGAGGGAGGAACAAAAGAGGAACATTGTGCGCATGCTACTGGTCATCGTGCTATGTTTTGTCATCTGCTGGTTTCCGTTTTTCGCGATACACTTGGTGTTAGTGCATTGTAAACTCAACAAAACCTTCCGCGTTCTTGTTTCGTTCGCGAAAGCGTTCGGGTATTCCAATTCATTTATAAATCCCATAATTTACTTCTTTCTGAACGCAAAATTCAATCGCGTCCTCCGCAATATTTTACCGTGCAAAAACTTTTGCAATTTGAGAACTAGAACAGCTCGATATTCCAGAAAACCAAATACACAGGTGTCAACGGCATAA